GGCGATATTGCACCGTTACCGGAAATTGTTACCTTGAAAAAGCAATATAAAACCTTTTTAATGGTAGATGAGGCTCATTCAATCGGCGTATTAGGTCAGCAGGGGCGAGGTATTAGTGAATATTTTAAGATTCCCCCTTCAGACGTTGATTTATGGATGGGAACTTTAAGTAAATCTTTTGCCAGTTGTGGGGGTTATATTGCGGGAAGTCAGCAACTGATTAAATATTTAAAATATACCGCCCCTGGTTTTGTCTTCAGCGTTGGGATGTCTCCCCCCAACACCGCCGCCGCCCTCGCTGCTTTGCGGATTTTACAAAAAGAACCCCAACGGGTTAGACATTTATGCGATCGCGCTCAACGGTTTTTAACCTTAGCAAAACAACAAGGACTCAATACGGGAATCAGTCAAAATTCTCCGATTATTCCGATTATTGTCGGGGAATCTCAAAAAGCGGTCACACTCTCTCAAGCGTTATTTAAACGGGGAATTAATGTTTACCCAATTGTTTATCCTTCTGTTCCTTATAATGGCGCTCGTTTACGGTTTTTTATGACCGCAACTCACACCGAAGATCAAATTGAATTTACGATCAAAACTTTAGTTGAGGAGATCCAAAAGTAATGTTATCGAATGGGATTCTGAACTTTTTTAATTTTCCAAAGGGCTAGATAACGATCATTTGGGGTTAATAAATCTGGTTTATAAATTTCATCTAAATTAAACTGACCTTCTTGATTAATTGTATCTTTTAATAGAGAAGAAGGATTAAATAAAAGTAAGGATTGATCAGGATTTAAAATTTGTTCTAAATCTGTTTGAGGTAGTAAGTAAACCTTAAGATTAGGGTTTAAATGATAGCTTAAGGATAAAATATCAAAAATTTGTTGTGTTTCGGTGATTAATGCCGGAGATTTACTTTGGTTAATTAAACGAGCTATCGTCAAATTATGCCGATTTCGACCTTTTTGGTAAATGGGAACCGCCTCTTGATATAAAATACAAGAAATTAAACTCACTGATAGGAGCAGTATTAAAATAAACCCCCAAAATCGACGTTTTTTAATCGAATGAAAATCAAAAATTTGAGTAGCGAATAAGTAAGCAACCGCTAACAATAAACCCAGATAACAAGGAATCAGATATCGAGAGGTTGCTGAAGCTTGTCCTTGGGAAATCCCATCGATTAAAAATAATAGTAAAGGATTTACTAAAATTAAACAGAAAACGAATAACCCGATTGATGGAGGTGTTTTTTGATAAAGGAAGTAACAAGCGAACGTTATTAACCCTAAAACAAAAATGGTGAGGAGAGATCCTAAGATTATAACGAACAAGCTGGGTTGTTCTGAACTCAAGAAATCAAAAAATAAAATTGAAAGGCTATAAATAAAAATAGCAACTTTTGGTAAAAACTCCATTGGTGCTTTCACCCAGGTCGTATTATCCTGGAGTTGTCGCCAGTTCAAGATAATTATCATCATCCAAGGAAGAAAAGCGAGTAATCCTAAGCCAGAATAAACGCTATAATTCTTAACCAGCTTTGTTAATTTTAATTTTTTGAGGGTTAGAATATAAAGGGTTGAACTGATTAAGGTAAAACCTGAGAATAAAGACGTATATAACCCTAAAATTAAGCTTAAGGTATAAGCTAACCAAGATTTAG
This genomic stretch from Planktothrix agardhii NIES-204 harbors:
- a CDS encoding putative 8-amino-7-oxononanoate synthase, coding for MVDEAHSIGVLGQQGRGISEYFKIPPSDVDLWMGTLSKSFASCGGYIAGSQQLIKYLKYTAPGFVFSVGMSPPNTAAALAALRILQKEPQRVRHLCDRAQRFLTLAKQQGLNTGISQNSPIIPIIVGESQKAVTLSQALFKRGINVYPIVYPSVPYNGARLRFFMTATHTEDQIEFTIKTLVEEIQK